One part of the Streptomyces sp. NBC_00286 genome encodes these proteins:
- a CDS encoding RNA polymerase sigma factor — MSASTSRTLPPEIAESVSVMALIERGKAEGQIAGDDVRRAFEADQIPATQWKNVLRSLNQILEEEGVTLMVSAAEPKRTRKSVAAKSPAKRTATKTVAANTATAEQATATAAPAMPAVDAPAEDAPVKKAAAKKATAKKAVAKKAVAKKAPAKKTAAKKDDVEAIDEEAVEETPGTAKPGAEEPAEDGAQGFVLSDEDEDDAPAQQVAAAGATADPVKDYLKQIGKVPLLNAEQEVELAKRIEAGLFAEDKLANADKLAPKLKRELEIIAEDGRRAKNHLLEANLRLVVSLAKRYTGRGMLFLDLIQEGNLGLIRAVEKFDYTKGYKFSTYATWWIRQAITRAMADQARTIRIPVHMVEVINKLARVQRQMLQDLGREPTPEELAKELDMTPEKVIEVQKYGREPISLHTPLGEDGDSEFGDLIEDSEAVVPADAVSFTLLQEQLHSVLDTLSEREAGVVSMRFGLTDGQPKTLDEIGKVYGVTRERIRQIESKTMSKLRHPSRSQVLRDYLD; from the coding sequence GTGTCGGCCAGCACATCCCGTACGCTCCCGCCGGAGATCGCCGAGTCCGTCTCTGTCATGGCGCTCATTGAGCGGGGAAAGGCTGAGGGGCAGATCGCCGGCGATGACGTGCGTCGGGCCTTCGAAGCTGACCAGATTCCGGCCACTCAGTGGAAGAACGTACTGCGCAGCCTCAACCAGATCCTCGAGGAAGAGGGTGTGACGCTGATGGTCAGTGCCGCGGAGCCCAAGCGCACCCGAAAGAGCGTCGCAGCGAAGAGTCCGGCCAAGCGCACCGCCACCAAGACGGTCGCGGCGAACACGGCGACGGCCGAGCAGGCCACCGCCACCGCAGCTCCGGCGATGCCTGCCGTCGACGCTCCCGCCGAGGACGCTCCCGTCAAGAAGGCCGCTGCCAAGAAGGCGACCGCCAAGAAGGCCGTCGCGAAGAAAGCCGTCGCCAAGAAGGCGCCGGCCAAGAAGACCGCCGCCAAGAAGGACGACGTCGAGGCGATCGACGAAGAGGCGGTCGAGGAGACCCCGGGCACCGCCAAGCCCGGTGCCGAAGAGCCCGCCGAGGACGGCGCCCAGGGCTTCGTCCTGTCGGACGAGGACGAGGACGACGCGCCCGCGCAGCAGGTCGCCGCGGCCGGTGCCACGGCCGACCCGGTCAAGGACTACCTCAAGCAGATCGGCAAGGTCCCCCTCCTCAACGCCGAGCAGGAGGTCGAACTCGCCAAGCGCATCGAGGCCGGCCTGTTCGCCGAGGACAAGCTGGCCAACGCCGACAAGCTCGCCCCCAAGCTCAAGCGCGAGCTGGAGATCATCGCCGAGGACGGCCGCCGCGCCAAGAACCACCTCCTGGAGGCCAACCTCCGTCTGGTGGTCTCCCTGGCCAAGCGCTACACCGGCCGCGGCATGCTCTTCCTGGACCTCATCCAGGAGGGCAACCTCGGTCTGATCCGCGCGGTGGAGAAGTTCGACTACACCAAGGGCTACAAGTTCTCGACGTATGCCACCTGGTGGATCCGCCAGGCGATCACCCGCGCCATGGCCGACCAGGCCCGCACCATCCGTATCCCGGTGCACATGGTCGAGGTCATCAACAAGCTCGCGCGCGTGCAGCGTCAGATGCTCCAGGACCTGGGCCGCGAGCCCACCCCGGAGGAGCTGGCCAAGGAGCTCGACATGACCCCGGAGAAGGTCATCGAGGTCCAGAAGTACGGCCGCGAGCCCATCTCGCTGCACACGCCGCTGGGCGAGGACGGCGACAGCGAGTTCGGTGACCTCATCGAGGACTCCGAGGCCGTCGTCCCGGCCGACGCGGTCAGCTTCACGCTCCTCCAGGAGCAGCTGCACTCCGTCCTCGACACCCTGTCCGAGCGTGAGGCGGGCGTCGTCTCCATGCGCTTCGGTCTCACCGACGGTCAGCCGAAGACCCTCGACGAGATCGGCAAGGTGTACGGCGTCACGCGCGAGCGCATCCGCCAGATCGAGTCCAAGACGATGTCGAAGCTGCGCCACCCGTCGCGTTCGCAGGTGCTGCGGGACTACCTCGACTAG